The sequence below is a genomic window from Uranotaenia lowii strain MFRU-FL chromosome 2, ASM2978415v1, whole genome shotgun sequence.
CGCTCCTCGCAAGTTCGTCCCGTTGTCCGAGAAGTATTCCGAGGCGGGACCTCGGCGGCTAATGAAACGACGGATCGCCATTATGCATGATTGTGCGGTAAGACTATGGGCAACTTCTAAATGTACCGCCCTGACAACCATGCACGTGAACACCACGACCCAGCGTTTTTCTCGGCGGCGACCAACGACGACTTCAACTGGACCCATATAGTCAAGACCAACGAAAGTAAATGGACGTTTGAAGGGGGTTAATCTTTGGACGGGTAGTGCAGCCATTTTGGGATTCTTCGGCAGACATTTTCGGACTTTACACCACACACAGCTTCTCTCGGCTCGTTTTATCAAGTTGGTGAGACCGCTTATCACAAAACGTTGCTTGATTTCGTTCTTCACCGTTTCTCGATATCCGTGTCCAAACCTCTCGTGGTATTGTTGAACCAAAAGATCCGTGATACAGTGGGATCTTGGTAGAATAATCGGGAATCGAAGATCGAAGGGGAGGAACTCCGCCTTTTCAGAGCGACCTTCCATCCTTAACACACCATGGGCGTCGATCAAGGGCACTAGCTTGTAGAGAGGGCTGGACTTTTCTAGTGGAAACCAGTTTTGGAAAGGTAGCTCTGCATTCTTCTGCAGTGTCTTGATTTCGTCGCTGTACGAATCGCTTTGAGCCAACCTGAATAGAGCATTTTCTGCACATCGATGCTCGTCTTGCCGCAACGGAACAACTACAAACGGAACGTAAACCTTGATTAGCCTTTTGAGCTTTGGAATTGACAGGACAGCTTCGATGGGTTTGCCAGCAACTCTGCGCCGACAGTTGGAGATGAATCGAAAAATGCACGCCACTGTGCGAACTACAACATTCCATTTCGAAAATCTGGTCACGTCGATAAAGCAACTCGGAAGCTCAACACCATGGAAAAGATGTATTGCTTTGATTTCTGTTCTTGTATTTGCTGCGGGAAGATTTTGCTGAGGCCATTTCGACGGATGCTGGTACAGGAACTCCGGGCCACGAAACCAAGAACCATCGCTCGAAAGATTTGGAAGACGACCCCATTTGGTGAGCGAATCTGCTACATTCAGTTTGGTCGGAACGTAACGCCAGTCCGTCAACTTGGAGAGACTCAGAATTTCTCCGATTCTAAAGCCGACGAAGGGTTGATAACGACGTTGATCAGATTGAATCCAGGAGAGAACGGTTTGAGAATCGCTCCAGAAGTAAGTTTGGCCTATAGGAAGGGAATGATTGTTCCTGACAGCGAGACTCAGGTTCGCTCCCAAGACTGCTGCCTTCAATTCAAGCCGTGGAATGGAAAGTTGTTTAATCGGTGCCACTTTCGATCGAGCCAGCACCAACGAACATTTTACGTTTTCCTCTACGCAAATCCTCAGATACGCGACGCATCCAAAGGCATTTTCCCCAGCGTCTGTAAAGATGTGGAGCTGAATTTGGCCAAATTGGTCAGAAGGTGTCGACCCAAAGTTACATCTTGGAATCCGAACACCCTCGACCCGAGAAAACATTGCGACCCACTGTCGCCACTTTTCTAAACACTCTCCGCCGATTTGCTGGTCCCATTCGCAACCCGCTCGCCACAGGTCCTGCATGAGCATCTTTCCAAGCACTGTAAAAGGAGCCAACAGTCCTATCGGATCAAACAAAGACATGACCGTGCTTAGGACTTCACGCTTCTTCGGTGGTGCTGCATCAGTAGCAGCTACGTTTGTAGGTACTGCAAAAGAGAACTCATCGTTCTGTGTATCCCACATGATGCCGAGAACCCGTTCATAGTGTGTTGCTTTATCTCGGTTCAAATGGAtggactctctggagccaccgtcAATACCCAGGCTTCGAAGAACTTCAGTGGAATTAGATGTCCAGTTTGTGATTTCGAATCCACCTTTCGAGTGAATAAAACGTACCTCTTTGGCCCGCGTGATAGCTTCCTCTTCGGTGTCGAAACTGTCATAGTAATCGTCGACGTAATGACGGTGAActatggctgctgctgctgctggataaCTTGTAGAGAACTGCTGGGCGTTCAGGTTCTTGATGTATTGCGCCGAGCACGGAGAACTGGCAGCGCCGAAGGTGGCCACATCCATGACGAACACAGTTGGATGATCATCTTTCGGAAAACGGAACAAAAACCTTTGCGCTTGCTTATCTGCATCTCTTATCCTGAGCTGATGGTACATTTCTTTTATGTCACCTCCCACGGCAACTCGACGCTCTCGAAATTTGCTGATGACTGCCGGAAGTGATGCCAGTAGGTCGGGGCCTTTGAGAAGGAATGAATTGAGGGCAACTCCTTGGGATTTGGCCGCTGCATCCCACACCAAGCGTATCTTATGTGGTTTCTTCGGATTGAGTACTACGTTTAGAGGAAGATACCACACGGAAGAAGGATTGGTATTCAACAGTTCCTCTTTCGTGGCCTTGTGGCAGTAGCCTTTGGTAAGGTAGTATTCGATCTGTTGGTTTACATTCCGTTGCAGATGTGGCTCTCGGTTGAACCGTCGCTCAAGACTCCTCAGTCTATTCAACGCCATTGGATAGCTGTCAGGAAAGGCGGGTTCCTGTTTCCAGATGAGTCCCGTTTCGAAGCGGTCGCCTACACGGACGGTGGTCGATTCTAGGATGTCCCGGGCTCTGCGTATTTCCTCTGATTCCATAGACTGACCAAACGGTGAAGGCAATTCCTCCTGAGCGTACTGCTCCGCCATCAGATCGTGAAGCTCCCGATTATTCAAACTCTGAACCAGATGGTGATTGAAGTAGCTATGTCGCTGTTCCGATCTCAAGTCGGGACCGTAGATTGCCCAACCCAGCGCTGAGCGCACGGCAATCGGTTCTCCCGGGGCACCAACCTTGGACTCCAGAGGGGCGAATAAGTGTAGGTTATCAAGACCGATGAGAACTCTGGGAACCTCCATCTTGGTGCTCGACAAAGGGACTCCGCTTAAGTGTCGATACTTTTCTACGATGTTTCCGTAACTCGCCTTCTGCAATGGCAGCTTCAGTTCTCCCACGGTATGGGCGGATGACAGCATGAATTTCCGTCGAGAATCTACCGAGGATATCAGTAGGTcgatttttactgaattttctTCGGTTCGCTTGACATTTCCTGTCCACAGGATGACCAGGGGTTCCGGAATACCCTTGACGCCCAACGAATCAGCTAATGAGCTCTCAACGAGTGTTGTTGAAGCTCCCTCGTCCAGGAACGCCAACGTTTCGACTGCATTTCCCCCATGGTACAGAGTAATCGGTATCATTCGAAAGATTACTGACCGATCTCTCTTATGATGTGGATTACACTCAGCGACGGTGACGTTGACGGCTTCTTCATTGCAGTGTAACAGCGTATGGTGTGCTCCTCTGCAGCTTCGTATCTCGCACCGGACCTTGAAAGTACATTTTATTTTACCATGGTCACTCAGGCAAAGGTTGCACAACTTCAGCCTGTCAACCAGCTTTCGACGATCAAACAACGAGATTGAGGCGAAGTCGTCACAGAACCGCAATTTGTGGTCCGTGCGATTGCACATCGGGCAAGGTCTTCTGGATTTCACGGGTGTAGTATTCTGCGAAGGCGGGAACACTTTAACATCGTGAGCATTCACTCGCTCTTTCCTTTTATACCGGTTTCTCCCTTCATCCATCACGGTTTTCTGCTCTCCCTTGAAATCGGCCAGTTCAGAAACTTCTGACACGATTCCATTCATAAAATCGGCGAACATACAGAGAGGAAGGCCAATCTTACCTCTCTTAAAACGAATCCACTCCAGCTGATATTCGGATGGTAGCTTGTTCACCAGTTCCGAAACGAGCATGGGATTGCTCAGGTGATCCTGCAGTTTCGCTGCCACTAAGTGATCACACAACTGTTTGACAGTGAtcccaaaatacaaaaaagattcCAGTTTGTCCACTCGTGGGGCTGGCACCTTCCGCACTTTGGTCACAAGCGACTTCAGCAGCTTCTCCGGATTGCCGAATAGTTGTCGCAGATCCTCGATCACTTCCGGCACAGATTCGGGCATGAGCAATCTGCTTTGAACAGCTTCCTTCGCCAATCCTTGTAGACTGTCCTGGAGTCTTTTTAGATTGTCCACATTTGTGAATCCACAAGCCGCTGTAGTGTATTCGAAGCAGCTTATGAACTGTGGCCAGACCTCGGGCTCTCCGCGGAAAGTAGGAAGGTGCTTCGATGCAGCTTGACGCGCAGCCAGTTGCTCCTTGGTTGGTCCAGCACTCAAGTGACATGCTGGTACACTCGATTCAAAGTTACCTTTGCGCTCCAACAACTTCTTAATGAAAGCCTCTTCCAGCTCCTTCAGCTCTAAATCCTCCGGTTCGTTTATTTCCGGTTCCTCCCTGGATCCATACCCGGTTTCTTTCAAACGCTGttccaataataatttgaaacgTTGTTCGGAAGTCGTTTTCACCGGCGTATCCCATTTTGGACGGATATCAGTTTTCGAAGAAACTCCTAACTGTTCCTGTTGATGTTGTTTTACCGAGCGAGCATATTTCTCTGGCTCTGGAACTATAACACCATGCCGTTCGTTGTACGCCTCGCGTCCGGCCTTGAGCAACTTCGGTACGGCAGCAGCTTCCTTGGAGTAAGCTCCACGGGGATCGTTCTGCTTCTCCACCCAGCGCTTCGTCTTGTCCGAACTAACATCCGGATCTTGCGACTCATTTTCGCTCTCCGTTTCGAATTCCCGACTTAAATCCGCTTTCATCTTCTGGAATTGATCCCGCATTTGTTTCTGGCGGATCAGGAAGTCCTTATGATCCGCTAGTTCCAACTCCAACTGCTCCTTTTCCTGCCGAAGCTTTTCCGCTTGCTGCCTTTGGTGCAGCGCTCTTCTTTTTTCGTTGATAGAACGTTCAAGCGCCAAACGTCTATCATGCAACACTTGTTCCTCCTCCAGTTGCTGCTCGATCGCAGCCGATTCCTGTTCCAATAGACTCAGGGATTCTTGAAGGGATACTCGACCTTCTCGTAGTCTTCCGGAGTCCGACCCGGCATCGCTCTTGGCACTGCCTGTCCGTTTGGAAACAACTTTCTTGACCGGTTTCCTTATTTTCGGAACGTTCAGCATATTACTGCACTTCTTGCAGTTCCAGGGTAATTTCTTCACCGCGTCAGTGACACCTGCACACCGATAGTGGCTCCAAAAGTTGCACATGTCGCATTGGACCATGTTATCCGCACTATCGTCCTCCTCGCAGTACATACAGTTCCGATTTTCAGTCGATTTTTCGACATTCGTCAGCGTTTCATTCGCCGGATCCGACATTGCCAGGTTTTGTCCACGAAGATTCGTTAATCTTCAAGAATGTTCGGATAATTAAAACGAATCCTCAGAGCAGCCTTTCTTGTATAGCAGCTTGAAgctaaaagatattttttattgttagttAAGCGATTATGAataacaaatttcttcaaacttacATTAAGTTTTCTTTTATCGGACAGTAACGTCGGTGTACCGGGATCAAGAAATTAAATCGCTGCTTTTTTGCTATCAGCTCGAAACCCTGATTTACGAAACATTGTAAGTTATACTAGTTTTAACATGTTAAGGTATTTACTTACAATTCAAATGGTTTTATCTTGTTTCACGAACTAACTGTATCAATCGGAACTGTTTTTGTAGGTTAGATTCTGTTGCTGTTACCTATGTGAGGTCAAATACAATTTTAGTAATAAGTATTTTAGCAAATGTCTTTCACTTACGGTTTTTAAATGTACAACGTCCTCCAGTAAATGTTAATCCGTACTACTCAGCACTAACCGTACTATTTTAGCTTAATAAGATAATTTTACAAANNNNNNNNNNNNNNNNNNNNNNNNNNNNNNNNNNNNNNNNNNNNNNNNNNNNNNNNNNNNNNNNNNNNNNNNNNNNNNNNNNNNNNNNNNNNNNNNNNNNNNNNNNNNNNNNNNNNNNNNNNNNNNNNNNNNNNNNNNNNNNNNNNNNNNNNNNNNNNNNNNNNNNNNNNNNNNNNNNNNNNNNNNNNNNNNNNNNNNNNNNNNNNNNNNNNNNNNNNNNNNNNNNNNNNNNNNNNNNNNNNNNNNNNNNNNNNNNNNNNNNNNNNNNNNNNNNNNNNNNNNNNNNNNNNNNNNNNNNNNNNNNNNNNNNNNNNNNNNNNNNNNNNNNNNNNNNNNNNNNNNNNNNNNNNNNNNNNNNNNNNNNNNNNNNNNNNNNNNNNNNNNNNNNNNNNNNNNNNNNNNNNNNNNNNNNNNNNNNNNNNNNNNNNNNNNNNNNNNNNNNNNNNNNNNNNNNNNNNNNNNNNNNNNNNNNNNNNNNNNNNNNNNNNNNNNNNNNNNNNTTTAACCTGCAGTCTATGCAATTAGCTGCGTTGCTTGTCCTGATGATACTTGCAAAACCGCCTGGTattgggcaaaaaaaaaaaacagaaaaggaCAAATAAAgcgttcacattttttttaacttattttgaaatcttacaaCTATCAATCAAAGACCAACAATAGACCACgtttgataattgatttgagGACATTAAATCGATATCCTTctgaatttatttatgaaaacgGGTCCCGACATTAAGATGTTATtcgttttttcatttatatttgaaaataaactattttcttcattttaagctTCAAGCTTCTTTCTAAACTCATGTggagtttttcatatttttcattcctCTATAATTCTAAATAAATCTATAAATTATTCCTATGAGAGAGTATTGGCCGATGGCCAATctgaaatcattaaaacaatggtatttttttgtttattttattctcAGAGATTTTAAACCATGTAGGTTGATTCATTCCGAGATAATGGTATTTTAACTGTAAAACAAATGATATATAAAATGTTTTCCATCGACCATCGAAAAATGTTCTGAGAGCAATGTTaaacagaaaacaaaacaaaagtaatTTTCGTAGAAGATCCATTTTACTTTCACATGGAACCAAAATGTTCGTTACAAGTTCATTAAAACGCTTTATAGTGAAAATTTGACTTTGGAATATCAAAAAAGCCTAGAAAGCACCAAATCACTCAATAACTCAACAACTCAATCACTCTTATGTTACATGAATAaagatcaataaataaataaataaataaataaaatatttcatatgcGAAAACAGTTAGTACTTCTATCACGTTTTGAAGTTGgttaaaaaatctagaaaacttatttttacttCTCTCGTGTACTTTTTATTCAACCTAATGTGAACTTGtaatgttcaaaacaaaataactaagagaattttggttacttgggagtttttaattgatttttaagtaCTCGGAGCTGGTTTGTTGCAAGGTGGTTTCGAAGAAACTTGGTACTTCTTCCTGCGCGAGACCAACTCCTGGGGAGGATGAGAACTTCTTCAGTTTGGGCGGTTCGGAACAGGGCCGTAAGATCTTGGGGTTGAACTTTTTGCACTCGTATTTGCAGCCCTTCTTCGGTATCGCCTGGGACCGATCGGAACAAGCCTTCTGTTCACATTCCTTGCTCTTGGGAGCATCCGATTCGCATCTTCTTTTTTGCTGGAAGATTGGCCACTCTTGTTGCTAGAGGGCCGAGATCCCTTTGTTTGCCTAGGAATGTGTGCCCTTGATGgtcactaaaatttaaaaatagaattttgtttttaataattttttacatttattcagCTGAATTCGGGTTACTTACTTGGACCGTTTGTCTATGGTTGGCTTGCTGACCCCAAATACTGGTTAT
It includes:
- the LOC129746816 gene encoding uncharacterized protein LOC129746816, giving the protein MSDPANETLTNVEKSTENRNCMYCEEDDSADNMVQCDMCNFWSHYRCAGVTDAVKKLPWNCKKCSNMLNVPKIRKPVKKVVSKRTGSAKSDAGSDSGRLREGRVSLQESLSLLEQESAAIEQQLEEEQVLHDRRLALERSINEKRRALHQRQQAEKLRQEKEQLELELADHKDFLIRQKQMRDQFQKMKADLSREFETESENESQDPDVSSDKTKRWVEKQNDPRGAYSKEAAAVPKLLKAGREAYNERHGVIVPEPEKYARSVKQHQQEQLGVSSKTDIRPKWDTPVKTTSEQRFKLLLEQRLKETGYGSREEPEINEPEDLELKELEEAFIKKLLERKGNFESSVPACHLSAGPTKEQLAARQAASKHLPTFRGEPEVWPQFISCFEYTTAACGFTNVDNLKRLQDSLQGLAKEAVQSRLLMPESVPEVIEDLRQLFGNPEKLLKSLVTKVRKVPAPRVDKLESFLYFGITVKQLCDHLVAAKLQDHLSNPMLVSELVNKLPSEYQLEWIRFKRGKIGLPLCMFADFMNGIVSEVSELADFKGEQKTVMDEGRNRYKRKERVNAHDVKVFPPSQNTTPVKSRRPCPMCNRTDHKLRFCDDFASISLFDRRKLVDRLKLCNLCLSDHGKIKCTFKVRCEIRSCRGAHHTLLHCNEEAVNVTVAECNPHHKRDRSVIFRMIPITLYHGGNAVETLAFLDEGASTTLVESSLADSLGVKGIPEPLVILWTGNVKRTEENSVKIDLLISSVDSRRKFMLSSAHTVGELKLPLQKASYGNIVEKYRHLSGVPLSSTKMEVPRVLIGLDNLHLFAPLESKVGAPGEPIAVRSALGWAIYGPDLRSEQRHSYFNHHLVQSLNNRELHDLMAEQYAQEELPSPFGQSMESEEIRRARDILESTTVRVGDRFETGLIWKQEPAFPDSYPMALNRLRSLERRFNREPHLQRNVNQQIEYYLTKGYCHKATKEELLNTNPSSVWYLPLNVVLNPKKPHKIRLVWDAAAKSQGVALNSFLLKGPDLLASLPAVISKFRERRVAVGGDIKEMYHQLRIRDADKQAQRFLFRFPKDDHPTVFVMDVATFGAASSPCSAQYIKNLNAQQFSTSYPAAAAAIVHRHYVDDYYDSFDTEEEAITRAKEVRFIHSKGGFEITNWTSNSTEVLRSLGIDGGSRESIHLNRDKATHYERVLGIMWDTQNDEFSFAVPTNVAATDAAPPKKREVLSTVMSLFDPIGLLAPFTVLGKMLMQDLWRAGCEWDQQIGGECLEKWRQWVAMFSRVEGVRIPRCNFGSTPSDQFGQIQLHIFTDAGENAFGCVAYLRICVEENVKCSLVLARSKVAPIKQLSIPRLELKAAVLGANLSLAVRNNHSLPIGQTYFWSDSQTVLSWIQSDQRRYQPFVGFRIGEILSLSKLTDWRYVPTKLNVADSLTKWGRLPNLSSDGSWFRGPEFLYQHPSKWPQQNLPAANTRTEIKAIHLFHGVELPSCFIDVTRFSKWNVVVRTVACIFRFISNCRRRVAGKPIEAVLSIPKLKRLIKVYVPFVVVPLRQDEHRCAENALFRLAQSDSYSDEIKTLQKNAELPFQNWFPLEKSSPLYKLVPLIDAHGVLRMEGRSEKAEFLPFDLRFPIILPRSHCITDLLVQQYHERFGHGYRETVKNEIKQRFVISGLTNLIKRAERSCVWCKVRKCLPKNPKMAALPVQRLTPFKRPFTFVGLDYMGPVEVVVGRRREKRWVVVFTCMVVRAVHLEVAHSLTAQSCIMAIRRFISRRGPASEYFSDNGTNLRGASKEIVQQVREIDNVCADEFTTAITSWHFIPPGTPHMGGAWERMVRSVKQVMTALDDGRRLNDEILLTTLAETEDMINSRPLTLVSTDPVVGALCPNVFLRGSDPNEPHEVIKPTNPAEALRDAYKRSQQLADDLWKRWIKEYVPTVNQRSKWFSEADPLKKGDLVYVVDGNRRKAWVRGIIEQPIISGDGRVRQALVRTSGGVFRRGTTNLAVLEIDGSTEGVQNVGPESAAHHATFKISGNSDPVAPESGSGPGLRVGDC